The Streptomyces sp. NBC_00569 genomic sequence GCGGTGTCGTCGCCGGACCGCATACGGGCGATCAGGTCGGCGTCCGCCGGAGGCGATTCCCGCGGGGGCGGCAGGACGGATGATCCCGCCTCCACGCCGTGCTCCCGCTGCTGCGGCACGCTCGGCTCGGAGAGGTTCTCGCCCGGGGCGGCGGACGGGGCTGCGGAGGCCGGGGGCTCGGAGGGCGCTGAGGGCTCGGAGGGTGTGGAGTCCGGTGCCCCGTCCCCGAGCGGGCCTCCCTGGCTCGGCACCTGCCGCGCGGGCAGCCCACCGGTCTCGGTGCCGCCCGCACCACTGCCCTTGAGTGGCTCGTCCCGCCCCTCAACGCTCATCGCGGAAAGCCCCCGACTGCACACTCAGACCCGAACACGCGGGAAAGAGTGCCACACGGGTGGCCCACACCGTCTGTCAGTGCCCGTCAACCACTCATCCGTGGAAACCTCGTGCAGCGAAGTACTAGCTTTCACTCGTACGGGTAGGGGTCAACGAGCGTGCCAAAAAAGGGAGTTGGCCGCGCGCGACGCGCATGCGTCTCCCGCGGCCGTCCCCACATCCGTCGCGCCCCTCGCGGAGCCCAGTCCTACGCGATGCCGCCAGCCCCTACGCGGGCCGCGACCGCAGCCCTTCGAGCAGGATGTCCAGAAGGCGCGACGACGCCGCGGCCTGCTGTGCGGCGTCCGGCAGCGAAGGCGCCGCCGTGGCGATGACCAGCAACACGTCCGCCACCGTCACGTCCTCGCGGAGCTCCGACGCCGCGCGTGCCCGGTCCACGAGCTGCCCGACGACGTCGAGCAGCGCCGCGGCGCCCGCGTCGTCCGCCGGCACGTCCTCGGTGACCGGGGGCGTGCGCTGCTCCACGAGGCGCAGGTCGGGCGCAACGACGGCGTGCCGCTGCTGCGGAACGCGCGTCTCGTCCCGGACCGCGCCCGCCGCGTCGGCCGGCTCGTCGGCGACGCCGACGCGCAGCACGTGCGGAGGCAGCAGCCGCCCCGCACCGGAGGCGACGGACGTGCGCAGGAAGCGCGACAGCGCCGACCACGGCTCGTCCTCCTGGCCGAGGGCGGCCCGCGCCTGGTCGGTCAGCCGGGAGGTCTCCTCCTCGGCTATGCGCCGCACCAGTACGTCCTTGCTCGGGAAGCGCCGGTACACCGTGCCGACACCGACCCGGGCCCGCCGCGCCACGTCCTCCATCGGCGCGCCGTACCCCAGCTCGCCGAAGACCTCGCGCGCCGCGCGCAGGACGTGCTCCAGATTGCGCTGGGCATCCACCCGGAGCGGCGCCGCACGCGAGCTGTCGCCCGCGCCGCGACCGCTACCGCCCGCGGCGGCCGGTCCGCCGGCCACGGCCGAAGCGGAAGCCGTCGAAGTCCATTGAGAGTCCTGAATGTGCATATGTGTTCCCCCGGTAATGACGTCTCCCCCCGGAGACTCTCCCCGCCATCGGCAGCCGGAGCGTGAGGAACAGGCCAGTTCCACGGATCCGTCCGACGGATCCGTCAGCGCATCCCCCGACACCCCGACAGCACACGAACATAGTTGAGCCGGAGTCAATTCAGAAGGGGCAGGTTCCGCACGGAGCGCCCCCCGAACGGAGTACGCGGCGATTCCACCCCGATTGCACCCCCGCACCTCACCCGCCACATGTGCGCTGACCTGCGGACATGTCCCGTACTCCGGCAATTCGCCCACCCGGCGGCAGGCGTAAGCGCCGGTCACACAATTTGCCGGGGCTGTGGACAAACTCAGGTGGCCGATGCGTCATGGGGTGGTGTCGATGCCGAAGACTGCTTCTTCCCGGGGGACGGCCCCGGAAGTCCCGCGTACGCGCGTCCTCGTCGTAGGGGGCGGCTATGTCGGGATGTACACCGCCCTGCGCCTCCAGCAGAAACTCAAACCGGAACTCAGAAGCGGCCGGACCGAGATCGTCGTCGTCACCCCCGACCCGTACATGACCTACCAGCCGTTCCTGCCCGAGGCCGCCGCCGGATCCATCTCGCCGCGCCACGTCGTCGTGCCGCTGCGCCGCGTCCTCGGCCGCTGTCGCGTGATCGTCGGCGAGGTCACGTCGGTCGACCACGGCAAGCGCACCGCCACGTTCACCACCCTGGCCACCGAGGAGGAGGGCACGGGCGCCGTCGAGATCACGTACGACGAACTCGTCATGGCCCCCGGCTCCGTCTCACGCGCCCTGCCCGTGCCGGGACTCGCCGACCACGGCATCGGCTTCAAGACCGTCGAAGAGGCCATCGGACTGCGCAACCACGTCATCGAACAGCTGGACATCGCCTCCTCGACCCGCGACCCCGCCATCCGCGACGCGGCCCTCACCTTCGTCTTCGTAGGGGGCGGTTACGCCGGTGTGGAGGCACTCGGCGAACTCGAGGACATGGCCCGCTACGCCGCGGGCTACTACCACAACGTCACCGCGGACGACCTGAAATGGATCCTCGTCGAGGCCAGCGACCGCATCCTCCCCGAGGTCGGCGAGGA encodes the following:
- a CDS encoding TetR/AcrR family transcriptional regulator; protein product: MHIQDSQWTSTASASAVAGGPAAAGGSGRGAGDSSRAAPLRVDAQRNLEHVLRAAREVFGELGYGAPMEDVARRARVGVGTVYRRFPSKDVLVRRIAEEETSRLTDQARAALGQEDEPWSALSRFLRTSVASGAGRLLPPHVLRVGVADEPADAAGAVRDETRVPQQRHAVVAPDLRLVEQRTPPVTEDVPADDAGAAALLDVVGQLVDRARAASELREDVTVADVLLVIATAAPSLPDAAQQAAASSRLLDILLEGLRSRPA
- a CDS encoding NAD(P)/FAD-dependent oxidoreductase, coding for MPKTASSRGTAPEVPRTRVLVVGGGYVGMYTALRLQQKLKPELRSGRTEIVVVTPDPYMTYQPFLPEAAAGSISPRHVVVPLRRVLGRCRVIVGEVTSVDHGKRTATFTTLATEEEGTGAVEITYDELVMAPGSVSRALPVPGLADHGIGFKTVEEAIGLRNHVIEQLDIASSTRDPAIRDAALTFVFVGGGYAGVEALGELEDMARYAAGYYHNVTADDLKWILVEASDRILPEVGEEMGRYTVSELRRRNIDVRLRTRLESCEDRVAVLDDGSRFPTRTVVWTAGVKPHPVLAATDLPRNERGRLTCTAQLAVDGAPHAWGAGDAAAVPDIAAGEEGKECAPNAQHAVRQARVLGDNIAASLRGEPLTDYAHEYVGSVASLGLHKGVAHVYGRRLKGYPAWFMHRVYHLSRVPTVNRKARVLSEWILSGLFKREIVSLGSLERPRAEFELAAGGNPPGSPPANPPRDPKGST